The bacterium genomic interval GCGCGCGTTGGCGACGAGCTCTTTGACCTTTGACGGCGAGGTTATGGGCACCTTGCCCAGGGTTTCGAGGGTTGCGGGGTTTATGGAGATTATCTCTGTCATCCCATTTTATCGAGGGGACGGCCGCCGATGACGTGCACGTGCAGGTGGAATATCTCCTGGCCGGCCTGGCGGTTGGTGTTGATGATCGTGCGGTAGCCGGTCTCCGCGACGCCGGTCTTCTTGGCGATCTCCTTGGCCGCCATGATCATCTCGGCCACGAGCGACGCCTTCTCCGTCTTCATGTGGTTGAGGGTGGAGATGTGCTCGCGCGGCACGATCAGGACGTG includes:
- a CDS encoding histidine triad nucleotide-binding protein codes for the protein MSEECIFCKIAKGEIPAEKVFESENLVAFKDINPVAPTHVLIVPREHISTLNHMKTEKASLVAEMIMAAKEIAKKTGVAETGYRTIINTNRQAGQEIFHLHVHVIGGRPLDKMG